In Pseudomonas alcaliphila JAB1, a single window of DNA contains:
- a CDS encoding NAD(P)-binding domain-containing protein, which translates to MYAIIGAGPMGLCTARQLKKHGIDFIGFELHRDVGGLWDIDNPHSSMYHSAHLISSKGTTEFREFPMRAEVAPYPHHSEMRRYFRDYARQFRLYEHYQFDTRVLQVQREQDGWKLISERNGEQHEWRFDGVLIANGTLHTPNLPRLPGDFSGELLHSNAYKSADIFAGKRVLVVGCGNSACDIAVDAVHRAASVDLSVRRGYHFLPKFILGKPTDTFGGAIKLPRRLKQLVDGLLVRALVGKPSQYGLPDPDYRLYESHPVMNSLVLHHIGHGDIHPRGDITAVRGQGVTFANGEQAEYDLILMATGYKLDYPFIARDELNWPQGAGAPQLYLNVFHPEHDDLFMLGMVEASGLGWQGRAEQAELVALYIRQSLAGSPAAQALRQTIRAQASQRLDGGYRYLQLERMAYYVHKDSYRRRIAEHSAALHRELANDGALAAQGA; encoded by the coding sequence ATGTACGCCATCATCGGTGCAGGCCCCATGGGCCTGTGCACGGCTCGGCAATTGAAGAAGCACGGTATCGATTTCATCGGTTTCGAGCTGCACCGCGACGTTGGCGGCCTGTGGGATATCGATAACCCACACAGCAGCATGTATCACTCGGCGCATCTGATTTCCTCCAAGGGCACCACCGAGTTCCGCGAGTTCCCCATGCGTGCCGAGGTGGCGCCCTACCCGCACCACAGCGAGATGCGCCGCTACTTTCGCGACTACGCCAGGCAGTTTCGTCTCTATGAGCATTACCAGTTCGATACCCGCGTGCTGCAGGTGCAACGCGAGCAAGATGGCTGGAAACTGATCAGCGAGCGCAACGGCGAGCAACACGAGTGGCGTTTCGACGGTGTGCTGATCGCCAACGGCACCCTGCATACGCCCAACCTGCCGCGCCTGCCTGGCGACTTTTCCGGCGAGTTGTTGCATTCGAATGCCTACAAGAGCGCGGATATCTTCGCCGGCAAACGGGTGCTGGTGGTCGGCTGCGGCAACTCGGCCTGCGATATCGCCGTCGATGCCGTGCATCGCGCCGCCTCGGTCGACCTCTCGGTACGCCGTGGCTATCACTTCCTGCCCAAGTTCATCCTCGGCAAACCCACCGATACCTTCGGCGGTGCGATCAAGCTACCGCGCCGTCTCAAACAGCTGGTCGACGGTCTGCTGGTACGCGCCCTGGTCGGCAAACCCTCGCAGTACGGTCTGCCCGACCCTGACTACCGCCTGTACGAGTCGCATCCGGTGATGAACTCGCTGGTGCTGCACCATATCGGCCACGGCGACATCCACCCTCGCGGCGATATCACGGCAGTGAGGGGGCAAGGCGTGACCTTCGCCAACGGCGAACAAGCCGAGTACGACCTGATCCTCATGGCCACCGGCTACAAGCTCGACTACCCCTTCATCGCCCGCGACGAGTTGAACTGGCCGCAAGGTGCCGGTGCGCCGCAGCTGTATCTCAACGTCTTCCACCCCGAGCACGACGACCTGTTCATGCTCGGTATGGTCGAGGCCTCCGGCCTGGGCTGGCAGGGTCGTGCCGAGCAGGCGGAGCTGGTCGCGCTGTATATCCGCCAGTCGCTGGCTGGCAGCCCCGCTGCTCAGGCCCTGCGCCAGACCATTCGCGCTCAAGCCAGCCAGCGCCTGGATGGCGGCTATCGCTACCTGCAGCTGGAGCGCATGGCCTATTACGTGCACAAGGACAGCTATCGTAGACGCATAGCCGAACACAGCGCCGCGCTGCACCGTGAGCTGGCCAACGATGGCGCACTCGCTGCGCAGGGGGCATGA